In Juglans microcarpa x Juglans regia isolate MS1-56 chromosome 8D, Jm3101_v1.0, whole genome shotgun sequence, the following are encoded in one genomic region:
- the LOC121243260 gene encoding probable receptor-like serine/threonine-protein kinase At5g57670 isoform X2 — protein sequence MKMLQTGLAAEAQASGDSGGRTVVVGVKLDSPSRELLTWALVKVAQPGDLVVALHVLGKDEIVDRDGKSSLLSLVKAFDSVLAVYEGFCNLKQVDLKLKICRGTSKRKILVREAKSYSATEIIVGTARNHHKIRSSTSVAKYCARKLSKDCWVLAVNNGKVVFKREGSPKTVGHSKGNEEYGPNSLMSMMMQGTWSKNLKVVNEGNANMSLKEHDLEQSFAKVVLACTNSPVKQKCSICAPNSEFPDNSCRQSAEEPSGLGGEDKSLALVPVQKEDVACSSISMLIKELPELKPGWPLLRRATLPDRKASDRSLVRQISVVQWALRLPSRHYSFSSNSDHEKVSCHQSEDQSTSLDSESGAIVPVGTETLTAPPSPEYNSKRLPKELEGFHEKYSSTCRLFNYEELISATSNFVADNLVGKGGSSQVYRGCLPDGKELAVKILKPSEDVLKEFVLEIEIITTLNHKNIISLLGFCFEDRNLLLVYDFLSRGSLEENLHGNRKDPLAFGWSERYKVAVGVAEALEYLHSGCARPVIHRDVKSSNILLSDDFEPQLCDFGLAKWASTSSSHITCTDVAGTFGYLAPEYFMYGKVNDKIDVYSFGVVLLELLSGRKPISNDYPKGQESLVMWARPILNGGKVSQLLDPSLGTQYNPDQMERMVIAARLCIRRAPRARPQMSLVSKLLHGDNEVTKWARLQVNAAEDSDMLDGEACPRSNLQSHLNLALLDVEDDSLSLSSIEQRVSLEDYLQGRWSRSSSFD from the exons ATGAAAATGCTGCAAACAGGCTTAGCAGCGGAAGCCCAGGCTTCGGGCGACTCCGGTGGCCGGACGGTAGTCGTGGGGGTGAAACTGGACTCGCCCAGCAGAGAGCTGCTGACATGGGCTCTTGTCAAGGTGGCTCAGCCTGGTGACCTTGTTGTTGCTCTACACGTCCTTGGGAAGGAtg aaattgTGGATCGAGATGGGAAGTCGTCTCTGCTTTCGCTTGTCAAAGCCTTTGACTCTGTTCTTGCTGTCTATGAAGGTTTCTGCAATCTGAAACAG GTGGATCTCAAGCTTAAGATTTGCAGAGGTACatcgaaacgaaaaattttagTTCGGGAAGCAAAATCCTATTCTGCTACTGAGATTATTGTCGGAACTGCTCGGAACCACCATAAAATCCGGTCATCAACCTCGGTGGCTAAGTACTGTGCTAGAAAACTGTCCAAGGATTGTTGGGTTCTTGCTGTTAATAATGGGAAAGTTGTGTTCAAGAGAGAAGGCTCTCCAAAGACTGTCGGTCACTCAAAAG GAAATGAAGAATATGGCCCCAATAGTTTAATGAGCATGATGATGCAAGGGACATGGAGTAAGAATTTGAAAGTTGTGAACGAGGGCAATGCCAACATGAGCTTAAAAGAGCACGATTTAGAGCAAAGCTTTGCTAAAGTTGTTCTGGCTTGTACAAACAGTCCTGTAAAGCAGAAGTGCTCAATTTGTGCACCTAACTCTGAATTTCCAGATAACTCTTGTAGGCAATCTGCAGAAGAGCCCTCCGGTTTAGGTG GTGAAGATAAGTCTTTGGCTTTAGTGCCAGTTCAGAAAGAAGATGTTGCGTGTAGTTCAATTTCCATGTTGATCAAAGAATTGCCTGAACTAAAACCCGGTTGGCCACTACTCCGTCGAGCTACTCTGCCTGATCGAAAAGCTTCTGACAGGTCTTTGGTGCGGCAGATTTCGGTGGTTCAGTGGGCATTGCGGTTGCCAAGCAGGCATTATTCATTTAGCAGTAATTCGGATCATGAAAAAGTTAGTTGTCATCAAAGTGAAGATCAGTCAACGAGTTTAGACAGTGAAAGTGGCGCAATTGTTCCGGTGGGTACTGAGACATTGACTGCTCCTCCTTCTCCTGAATACAATTCCAAGAGGCTACCAAAGGAGCTTGAGGGGTTTCATGAGAAATACTCATCCACTTGCAGATTGTTTAATTACGAGGAACTTATCTCAGCAACATCGAATTTCGTGGCAG ATAATTTGGTTGGGAAAGGAGGCAGCAGTCAGGTTTATAGGGGCTGTCTTCCTGATGGCAAGGAACTCGCTGTGAAGATCTTAAAGCCATCTGAAGACGTTTTAAAAGAGTTTGTCTTGGAAATAGAGATTATTACTACCTTAAACCATAAGAACATTATTTCTCTTCTGGGGTTCTGCTTTGAGGATCGCAATCTTCTCTTGGTTTATGATTTCTTATCAAGAGGAAGCCTTGAAGAGAACCTTCACG GGAATAGGAAAGACCCGCTTGCATTTGGTTGGAGTGAGAGGTATAAAGTGGCTGTGGGTGTAGCTGAGGCCTTAGAATATCTGCATAGTGGCTGTGCTCGACCTGTGATCCACAGGGATGTTAAATCTTCAAATATACTGTTATCTGATGACTTTGAGCCACAG CTCTGTGATTTTGGACTTGCAAAATGGGCATCAACCTCTTCATCACACATAACCTGCACGGATGTTGCTGGCACCTTTGG TTACTTGGCTCCTGAATACTTTATGTATGGAAAAGTGAATGACAAGATTGATGTCTATTCATTCGGTGTTGTACTCCTTGAGCTTCTTTCGGGAAGAAAGCCTATAAGCAATGACTATCCGAAAGGCCAAGAAAGCCTAGTCATGTGG GCTAGGCCAATTCTAAATGGTGGAAAAGTGTCACAATTATTAGATCCGAGTTTGGGGACTCAGTACAATCCAGACCAGATGGAGAGGATGGTTATAGCAGCAAGACTTTGTATCAGGCGTGCTCCAAGAGCACGGCCACAAATGAGCCTT GTTTCGAAGCTCCTTCATGGTGATAATGAGGTTACCAAGTGGGCAAGACTACAAGTTAATGCTGCAGAGGATTCAGACATGCTTGATGGTGAAGCTTGTCCACGTTCTAACCTGCAGTCACATCTGAACCTTGCACTCCTCGATGTGGAGGATGACTCACTCTCCTTAAGCAGCATTGAGCAACGTGTGTCATTGGAGGACTACTTACAAGGCAGGTGGAGCCGCTCATCAAGCTTTGACTAA
- the LOC121243260 gene encoding probable receptor-like serine/threonine-protein kinase At5g57670 isoform X1, with protein sequence MKMLQTGLAAEAQASGDSGGRTVVVGVKLDSPSRELLTWALVKVAQPGDLVVALHVLGKDEIVDRDGKSSLLSLVKAFDSVLAVYEGFCNLKQVDLKLKICRGTSKRKILVREAKSYSATEIIVGTARNHHKIRSSTSVAKYCARKLSKDCWVLAVNNGKVVFKREGSPKTVGHSKGNEEYGPNSLMSMMMQGTWSKNLKVVNEGNANMSLKEHDLEQSFAKVVLACTNSPVKQKCSICAPNSEFPDNSCRQSAEEPSGLGGEDKPLALTGGEDKSLALVPVQKEDVACSSISMLIKELPELKPGWPLLRRATLPDRKASDRSLVRQISVVQWALRLPSRHYSFSSNSDHEKVSCHQSEDQSTSLDSESGAIVPVGTETLTAPPSPEYNSKRLPKELEGFHEKYSSTCRLFNYEELISATSNFVADNLVGKGGSSQVYRGCLPDGKELAVKILKPSEDVLKEFVLEIEIITTLNHKNIISLLGFCFEDRNLLLVYDFLSRGSLEENLHGNRKDPLAFGWSERYKVAVGVAEALEYLHSGCARPVIHRDVKSSNILLSDDFEPQLCDFGLAKWASTSSSHITCTDVAGTFGYLAPEYFMYGKVNDKIDVYSFGVVLLELLSGRKPISNDYPKGQESLVMWARPILNGGKVSQLLDPSLGTQYNPDQMERMVIAARLCIRRAPRARPQMSLVSKLLHGDNEVTKWARLQVNAAEDSDMLDGEACPRSNLQSHLNLALLDVEDDSLSLSSIEQRVSLEDYLQGRWSRSSSFD encoded by the exons ATGAAAATGCTGCAAACAGGCTTAGCAGCGGAAGCCCAGGCTTCGGGCGACTCCGGTGGCCGGACGGTAGTCGTGGGGGTGAAACTGGACTCGCCCAGCAGAGAGCTGCTGACATGGGCTCTTGTCAAGGTGGCTCAGCCTGGTGACCTTGTTGTTGCTCTACACGTCCTTGGGAAGGAtg aaattgTGGATCGAGATGGGAAGTCGTCTCTGCTTTCGCTTGTCAAAGCCTTTGACTCTGTTCTTGCTGTCTATGAAGGTTTCTGCAATCTGAAACAG GTGGATCTCAAGCTTAAGATTTGCAGAGGTACatcgaaacgaaaaattttagTTCGGGAAGCAAAATCCTATTCTGCTACTGAGATTATTGTCGGAACTGCTCGGAACCACCATAAAATCCGGTCATCAACCTCGGTGGCTAAGTACTGTGCTAGAAAACTGTCCAAGGATTGTTGGGTTCTTGCTGTTAATAATGGGAAAGTTGTGTTCAAGAGAGAAGGCTCTCCAAAGACTGTCGGTCACTCAAAAG GAAATGAAGAATATGGCCCCAATAGTTTAATGAGCATGATGATGCAAGGGACATGGAGTAAGAATTTGAAAGTTGTGAACGAGGGCAATGCCAACATGAGCTTAAAAGAGCACGATTTAGAGCAAAGCTTTGCTAAAGTTGTTCTGGCTTGTACAAACAGTCCTGTAAAGCAGAAGTGCTCAATTTGTGCACCTAACTCTGAATTTCCAGATAACTCTTGTAGGCAATCTGCAGAAGAGCCCTCCGGTTTAGGTGGTGAAGATAAGCCTTTGGCTCTAACCGGAGGTGAAGATAAGTCTTTGGCTTTAGTGCCAGTTCAGAAAGAAGATGTTGCGTGTAGTTCAATTTCCATGTTGATCAAAGAATTGCCTGAACTAAAACCCGGTTGGCCACTACTCCGTCGAGCTACTCTGCCTGATCGAAAAGCTTCTGACAGGTCTTTGGTGCGGCAGATTTCGGTGGTTCAGTGGGCATTGCGGTTGCCAAGCAGGCATTATTCATTTAGCAGTAATTCGGATCATGAAAAAGTTAGTTGTCATCAAAGTGAAGATCAGTCAACGAGTTTAGACAGTGAAAGTGGCGCAATTGTTCCGGTGGGTACTGAGACATTGACTGCTCCTCCTTCTCCTGAATACAATTCCAAGAGGCTACCAAAGGAGCTTGAGGGGTTTCATGAGAAATACTCATCCACTTGCAGATTGTTTAATTACGAGGAACTTATCTCAGCAACATCGAATTTCGTGGCAG ATAATTTGGTTGGGAAAGGAGGCAGCAGTCAGGTTTATAGGGGCTGTCTTCCTGATGGCAAGGAACTCGCTGTGAAGATCTTAAAGCCATCTGAAGACGTTTTAAAAGAGTTTGTCTTGGAAATAGAGATTATTACTACCTTAAACCATAAGAACATTATTTCTCTTCTGGGGTTCTGCTTTGAGGATCGCAATCTTCTCTTGGTTTATGATTTCTTATCAAGAGGAAGCCTTGAAGAGAACCTTCACG GGAATAGGAAAGACCCGCTTGCATTTGGTTGGAGTGAGAGGTATAAAGTGGCTGTGGGTGTAGCTGAGGCCTTAGAATATCTGCATAGTGGCTGTGCTCGACCTGTGATCCACAGGGATGTTAAATCTTCAAATATACTGTTATCTGATGACTTTGAGCCACAG CTCTGTGATTTTGGACTTGCAAAATGGGCATCAACCTCTTCATCACACATAACCTGCACGGATGTTGCTGGCACCTTTGG TTACTTGGCTCCTGAATACTTTATGTATGGAAAAGTGAATGACAAGATTGATGTCTATTCATTCGGTGTTGTACTCCTTGAGCTTCTTTCGGGAAGAAAGCCTATAAGCAATGACTATCCGAAAGGCCAAGAAAGCCTAGTCATGTGG GCTAGGCCAATTCTAAATGGTGGAAAAGTGTCACAATTATTAGATCCGAGTTTGGGGACTCAGTACAATCCAGACCAGATGGAGAGGATGGTTATAGCAGCAAGACTTTGTATCAGGCGTGCTCCAAGAGCACGGCCACAAATGAGCCTT GTTTCGAAGCTCCTTCATGGTGATAATGAGGTTACCAAGTGGGCAAGACTACAAGTTAATGCTGCAGAGGATTCAGACATGCTTGATGGTGAAGCTTGTCCACGTTCTAACCTGCAGTCACATCTGAACCTTGCACTCCTCGATGTGGAGGATGACTCACTCTCCTTAAGCAGCATTGAGCAACGTGTGTCATTGGAGGACTACTTACAAGGCAGGTGGAGCCGCTCATCAAGCTTTGACTAA